Proteins encoded by one window of Vicinamibacterales bacterium:
- a CDS encoding polyphosphate kinase 2 family protein, with amino-acid sequence MASAALRSVTGLSRHYRVTSGRRFSLRDFSPDETRDLALKDRADELLAHTSELMADLQERLYAQDRWSVLLIFQAMDAAGKDGTIKHVMSGLNPRGCEVYSFKAPSSEELDHDFLWRTSHRLPRRGHIGIFNRSYYEEMLVVRVHPEILAAQQLPAELVTPAIWRERFEDVVAFERYLSRQGVVIRKFFLYVSKEEQRRRFLERLSEPEKHWKFSLGDLVERQRFDEYVAAYEDVVRHTASPVAPWYVVPADHKWFTRLVVASAVIEAIESVRPTFPTVAPEMRRQLAAAEKTLLNEGPARRERKGRRR; translated from the coding sequence ATGGCATCCGCCGCGCTGCGCTCCGTGACTGGCCTCTCGCGGCACTACCGGGTGACGTCGGGCCGGCGCTTCTCGCTTCGTGATTTCTCACCCGACGAGACCCGCGACCTGGCGCTGAAGGACCGTGCGGACGAACTGCTGGCGCACACGTCGGAGCTGATGGCGGACCTGCAGGAGCGCCTGTACGCGCAGGACCGATGGAGCGTGCTGCTCATCTTCCAGGCCATGGATGCAGCCGGCAAGGACGGCACGATCAAGCACGTGATGTCGGGCCTGAATCCGCGGGGCTGCGAAGTGTATAGCTTCAAGGCTCCGTCGAGTGAGGAACTCGACCACGACTTCCTGTGGCGGACCTCCCACCGGCTGCCGCGGCGCGGTCACATCGGCATCTTCAACCGCTCCTACTACGAGGAGATGCTGGTGGTGCGGGTACACCCGGAGATTCTGGCGGCGCAGCAGCTGCCGGCCGAGCTCGTCACGCCGGCCATCTGGCGGGAGCGGTTCGAGGACGTGGTGGCGTTCGAGCGGTACTTGTCGCGTCAGGGCGTGGTCATCCGCAAGTTCTTTCTCTACGTCTCGAAGGAGGAGCAGCGACGGCGGTTCCTGGAGCGCCTGTCCGAGCCGGAGAAGCACTGGAAGTTCTCGCTCGGCGATCTCGTGGAGCGCCAGCGGTTCGACGAGTACGTCGCCGCCTACGAAGACGTCGTCCGCCACACCGCTTCGCCGGTGGCGCCTTGGTACGTGGTGCCCGCCGATCACAAGTGGTTCACCCGTCTGGTCGTGGCCTCGGCCGTCATCGAGGCAATCGAGTCGGTCCGGCCGACGTTCCCGACCGTGGCGCCCGAGATGCGCCGCCAGCTGGCGGCGGCCGAGAAGACCCTGCTCAACGAGGGGCCCGCGCGGCGGGAGCGGAAGGGGCGGCGGCGGTGA
- the ruvB gene encoding Holliday junction branch migration DNA helicase RuvB → MTDARLVSAARADDDAQYEAGLRPRRLDDYIGQDRVRENLQVSIAAARQRGEALDHILLWGPPGLGKTTLAYVIANEMGAAIRTTSGPVIEKPGDLAGMLSGLQQGEVLFIDEIHRMPATIEEILYPAMEDFELDIVIGQGPGARSVKVPVERFTLIGATTRAGLLTAPLRARFGINHRLDFYGVPDIDVIVRRSARILGTPIDADASLEIARRSRGTPRIANRLLHRVRDYAQVKADGVITVEVARATMRMLDVDEQGFDEIDRRLLGTIMDKFGGGPVGVNTLAAALSEEPDAIEDIHEPFLLQAGFLDRTPRGRVATQRAYEYFGRQAPRRGLF, encoded by the coding sequence ATGACCGACGCCCGTCTGGTGTCTGCCGCACGCGCCGACGACGACGCGCAGTACGAGGCCGGCCTCCGGCCCCGACGGCTCGACGACTACATTGGCCAGGACCGCGTCCGCGAAAACCTCCAGGTGTCGATCGCGGCTGCCCGGCAGCGCGGCGAGGCGCTGGACCACATCCTGCTCTGGGGGCCGCCAGGCCTCGGCAAGACGACGCTGGCCTACGTCATCGCGAACGAGATGGGCGCGGCCATCCGGACCACGTCGGGCCCCGTCATCGAGAAGCCCGGCGATCTCGCCGGGATGCTCTCGGGCCTGCAGCAGGGCGAGGTCCTCTTCATCGATGAGATCCACCGGATGCCGGCGACGATCGAGGAGATCCTCTATCCGGCGATGGAGGACTTCGAACTCGACATCGTCATCGGACAGGGCCCCGGCGCCAGGTCGGTGAAGGTGCCGGTGGAGCGGTTCACGCTCATCGGCGCTACGACGCGTGCGGGCCTGCTGACGGCGCCCCTTCGCGCGCGATTCGGGATCAACCATCGCCTGGACTTCTACGGCGTCCCGGACATCGACGTGATCGTCCGACGTTCGGCCCGGATTCTCGGTACGCCCATCGACGCCGACGCGTCGCTCGAGATCGCCAGGCGTTCGCGTGGCACGCCGCGGATCGCCAACCGGCTGCTGCATCGCGTCCGCGATTACGCGCAGGTGAAGGCCGATGGCGTCATCACCGTGGAGGTCGCGCGGGCCACGATGCGGATGCTCGACGTCGACGAGCAGGGCTTCGACGAGATCGACCGCCGGCTCCTCGGCACCATCATGGACAAGTTCGGCGGCGGGCCGGTCGGTGTGAACACGCTCGCGGCTGCGCTCAGCGAGGAGCCGGACGCGATCGAGGACATCCACGAGCCCTTCCTGCTGCAGGCGGGCTTCCTCGATCGGACGCCGCGCGGACGCGTGGCCACCCAGCGAGCCTACGAGTACTTCGGGCGCCAGGCGCCCAGGAGAGGACTGTTTTGA
- a CDS encoding beta-ketoacyl-ACP synthase III, with protein MRTSIANLPGTTPIGRAEIKSLATYVPPKVLTNADLEKMVDTSNEWILQRTGIRERHIVEPGVGTSDIAREAAAEAIRRAGLTPDDIDLIIVGTVTPDMLFPSTACLLQTKLGASKAWGFDVSAACSAFAYALTVGSQLIAAGSSRYALIVGADVMSSIIDYTDRTTCVLFGDGAGAVVLGPSSSPDVGLLDFAHEIDGSGGAALCMPAGGSLNPASHATVDQRMHYVKQDGSTVFKFAVRRTGDLCERLMARNNVTAADIDLFVSHQANRRIIEAVAERIGLDGSKVVINIERFGNTTAGTIPLAMNDAVLDGRLKKGDLVLVASVGAGFTVGAILLRWAF; from the coding sequence TTGAGGACTTCCATCGCGAACCTGCCCGGGACGACGCCCATCGGCCGAGCGGAGATCAAGAGTCTGGCCACCTACGTTCCGCCGAAGGTCCTGACGAACGCGGACCTCGAGAAGATGGTGGACACGAGCAACGAGTGGATTCTTCAGCGGACGGGTATCCGCGAGCGACACATCGTCGAGCCCGGCGTCGGTACGTCCGACATCGCCCGGGAGGCGGCTGCCGAGGCCATCCGCCGCGCCGGCCTGACGCCTGACGACATCGACCTCATCATCGTCGGGACGGTGACGCCCGACATGCTCTTCCCGAGCACGGCGTGCCTGCTGCAGACCAAGCTCGGCGCCAGCAAGGCCTGGGGGTTCGACGTCAGCGCGGCCTGCTCGGCCTTCGCGTATGCGCTGACGGTGGGCAGTCAGCTCATCGCGGCCGGTTCGTCGAGATACGCCCTGATCGTCGGCGCCGACGTGATGTCCAGCATCATCGACTACACCGATCGCACCACCTGCGTGTTGTTCGGCGATGGCGCCGGCGCGGTCGTGCTCGGGCCGTCGTCGTCACCCGACGTGGGACTCCTCGACTTCGCCCACGAGATCGACGGCAGCGGCGGCGCGGCGCTCTGCATGCCGGCCGGCGGCAGCCTCAACCCGGCGTCGCATGCCACCGTCGACCAGCGGATGCACTACGTGAAACAGGACGGCTCCACCGTCTTCAAGTTCGCCGTGCGGCGCACAGGGGACCTCTGCGAGCGCCTGATGGCCCGTAACAACGTCACCGCCGCGGACATCGACCTCTTCGTGTCCCACCAGGCGAACCGCCGGATCATCGAGGCCGTCGCCGAGCGGATCGGACTCGACGGGTCCAAGGTCGTGATCAACATCGAGCGGTTCGGCAACACGACCGCCGGGACCATTCCGCTGGCCATGAACGACGCGGTGCTCGACGGGCGGCTCAAGAAGGGCGATCTCGTCCTGGTGGCCTCGGTGGGTGCCGGGTTCACCGTGGGCGCCATTCTGCTCCGCTGGGCGTTCTGA
- a CDS encoding thioesterase family protein — protein MAFYWVSKKVHWSDGDAAGIAWFPNYFRWFEDAEEELFANALGRSRQDLLDAHGFGMPRVEAHITYQAPVRIGTLLRVGLDVQAENPRRLRHVFEMRDSVSDRPLAAGFVRVACVSLADFTPRDFPDDIAQFVERIQRLAAAQADGAAPVPWA, from the coding sequence ATGGCGTTCTACTGGGTGTCGAAGAAGGTCCACTGGTCGGACGGCGACGCCGCCGGCATCGCGTGGTTCCCGAACTACTTCCGCTGGTTCGAGGACGCGGAAGAAGAGCTGTTCGCGAACGCGCTCGGACGGTCGAGGCAGGACCTGCTGGACGCCCACGGGTTCGGCATGCCGCGGGTGGAGGCGCACATCACCTACCAGGCCCCCGTGCGGATCGGCACGCTGCTCCGGGTGGGCCTCGACGTCCAGGCGGAGAATCCACGCCGGCTCCGGCACGTGTTCGAGATGCGCGACTCGGTGTCGGATCGGCCGCTGGCGGCCGGGTTCGTTCGCGTCGCCTGCGTCAGCCTCGCCGACTTCACGCCGCGCGACTTTCCCGACGACATCGCGCAGTTCGTGGAGCGCATCCAGCGCCTTGCCGCCGCCCAGGCGGACGGCGCGGCGCCGGTCCCGTGGGCGTGA
- a CDS encoding class I SAM-dependent methyltransferase: MAARKTRRASGTPASGPSPKAPSEGWQGWDDYAPFYDWENARTLGRRDVPFWLRMTRVVRGPVLELGAGTGRVTMPLAREGVHVVGVDRSAAMLDRAMRRVARQRRGVTPGLVRADIRGLPFADRTFQMAIAPYGVLQSLLSERDLKATLADVARVVKPEGMFGLELVADLPSWSEYQHKVSLRGRRGSGNTRITLVESVRQDRRRGFTIFDQEFIERRGRQTRRRSFALTFRTLSVPQMTRRLAAVGFAVEALLGDYQGGPWDPRADVWILLARRTRS; the protein is encoded by the coding sequence GTGGCGGCCAGAAAGACCCGACGGGCGTCCGGAACCCCGGCGTCCGGTCCCAGTCCCAAGGCGCCGAGCGAGGGCTGGCAGGGCTGGGACGACTACGCCCCGTTCTACGACTGGGAGAACGCCAGGACGCTCGGTCGCCGCGACGTGCCGTTTTGGCTGCGCATGACCCGGGTCGTGCGTGGTCCCGTCCTGGAACTGGGCGCCGGCACCGGACGCGTCACCATGCCGCTCGCCCGCGAGGGCGTCCACGTCGTAGGCGTCGACAGGTCGGCCGCCATGCTGGACCGGGCGATGCGCCGGGTGGCGCGGCAGCGGCGGGGTGTCACGCCCGGTCTGGTGCGCGCCGACATCCGTGGGTTGCCGTTCGCCGACCGGACCTTCCAGATGGCGATCGCGCCCTACGGCGTGCTGCAATCGCTGCTGTCTGAACGGGACCTGAAAGCCACGCTGGCGGATGTGGCGCGTGTCGTGAAGCCCGAAGGGATGTTCGGCCTGGAACTGGTCGCCGACCTTCCTTCCTGGTCCGAATACCAGCACAAGGTGAGCTTGCGGGGACGGCGCGGCTCCGGGAACACCCGCATCACGCTGGTCGAGTCCGTGCGCCAGGACCGCCGGCGAGGATTCACGATTTTCGACCAGGAGTTCATCGAGCGGCGCGGCCGCCAGACGCGACGCCGGTCCTTCGCCCTCACGTTCCGGACGTTGTCGGTGCCGCAGATGACCCGGCGACTTGCCGCCGTCGGGTTCGCCGTCGAGGCGCTGCTCGGCGACTACCAGGGCGGCCCCTGGGACCCGCGGGCGGACGTCTGGATCCTGCTGGCCCGGCGCACGCGCTCCTGA
- the queA gene encoding tRNA preQ1(34) S-adenosylmethionine ribosyltransferase-isomerase QueA: MASGRFQRGASLRVSDFDFDLPARLIAQFPPEERGSSKLMRLDRQTGDVAHGAFADLPRWLRRGDLLVVNDTKVFPARLLGRREPGGGAVECLLLSRTTPPAASAAAEEWRALVSPGSRVSPGTRLVFERDGVRLDGEVVERAASARLVRLSTLDGTPVMEAVERLGHVPLPPYIKRADAASDHDRYQTVYARHSGSIAAPTAGLHFTPATFQALAAAGVERTSITLHVGYGTFQPVRVEHVEEHRMASEHYEVGAEAADALTRALAEGRRIVAVGTTTTRTLESLPIEHGRVAAGRGDTALFISPGFRFRLVSGLVTNFHVPRSSLLMLVSAFAGVDHVREAYAQAVAAEYRFYSYGDAMLVL, encoded by the coding sequence TTGGCTTCCGGCCGCTTCCAGCGTGGTGCCAGCCTGCGCGTCTCCGACTTCGATTTCGACCTGCCCGCGCGACTGATTGCGCAGTTCCCGCCCGAGGAGCGCGGGAGCTCGAAGCTCATGCGCCTCGACCGCCAGACCGGTGACGTCGCGCACGGCGCCTTCGCCGACCTGCCGCGCTGGCTCCGCCGCGGGGATCTCCTGGTCGTGAACGACACGAAGGTGTTCCCTGCGCGCCTGCTCGGCCGGCGCGAACCGGGCGGCGGCGCCGTGGAGTGCCTGCTGCTGTCGCGGACGACACCTCCGGCGGCGTCAGCCGCCGCCGAGGAATGGCGTGCGCTCGTCAGCCCCGGCTCCCGTGTGTCCCCAGGGACCCGTCTGGTGTTCGAGCGCGACGGCGTTCGTCTTGACGGCGAGGTCGTCGAGCGGGCCGCTTCCGCCCGCCTCGTGCGGCTGTCCACGCTCGACGGCACGCCGGTGATGGAGGCCGTGGAGCGCCTCGGCCACGTGCCCCTGCCGCCGTACATCAAGCGCGCCGACGCTGCCTCGGACCACGATCGCTATCAGACCGTCTACGCCCGTCACTCCGGCTCGATTGCGGCGCCCACCGCGGGCCTCCACTTCACCCCGGCCACGTTCCAGGCGCTGGCCGCCGCCGGCGTCGAACGGACGTCGATCACGCTGCACGTCGGGTACGGCACCTTCCAGCCGGTGCGCGTGGAGCACGTCGAGGAACACCGGATGGCGTCCGAACACTACGAGGTCGGCGCCGAGGCCGCCGACGCCCTGACCCGCGCCCTTGCCGAGGGGCGTCGGATCGTCGCGGTCGGGACGACCACCACGCGGACCCTCGAGTCGCTCCCCATCGAGCACGGGCGCGTGGCGGCCGGGCGCGGCGACACCGCCCTGTTCATCTCGCCCGGCTTCCGCTTCCGACTCGTGAGCGGTCTCGTCACGAACTTCCACGTGCCGCGCTCGTCGCTACTGATGCTCGTGTCGGCCTTCGCCGGCGTCGACCACGTTCGCGAGGCCTACGCGCAGGCGGTCGCGGCCGAGTACCGTTTCTACAGCTACGGCGATGCCATGCTGGTGCTCTGA
- a CDS encoding serine hydrolase domain-containing protein — translation MPSTLGARSGGLAAAFFLATAQGPTASAPPRSLDEFRAAASRVLEVTGVPGAAIALVRADGIEWAGGLGWSDRDARRPMDADTHLPVGSLGKTFVAMALVQLYEDGRLDLDAPVKSVLPELVIENPWEPTAPVRVRHLLEHTAGFDDTRFSEAFVRPGAAEPPLADVLRLHPSSRHVRWPPGTRFAFSSPGYAVAARVIEAVAGVPYDRFIAERTFEPLTMTRTSFGVPPADVTMARGYATPGGAPVPLKRVLLLPPDGLQSSARELGAFVEMLLGWGEHGGSYVIDPEYLSNMEWPRTTPASEAGLRTGYGLGLETTLDLPFVVLGHDARVDGFAATYAYSPSRDVGYAILLNASYAPDALRRLSSLALLYLKRGVAPPAGPRRPVTSEALDRYAGYYHEANPRQSVTEGLRFPMLGRTIGVDDGHLVMTPILGPAERLVPVDEGLFRREGDLAASLAFIETGDGMALAGGRMYAERRVRWPIEVLRGLLILALALVAASPLAAAGLLWRWREPRARWTTATWLAAGGALGVAAWAAWTASPADLGVVGGRSTAIYAGTAIHPWLAIGLIVVAVSWRDRPRVASVAGAIAGAHLGLAAYLTWWGIFALQTWNY, via the coding sequence ATGCCTTCGACGCTGGGAGCGAGGAGTGGCGGGCTCGCCGCGGCGTTCTTCCTGGCGACGGCCCAAGGCCCGACGGCGAGTGCTCCGCCTCGATCGCTGGACGAGTTCCGCGCGGCCGCCTCACGCGTCCTCGAGGTCACGGGCGTTCCTGGCGCCGCGATCGCCCTCGTACGAGCGGACGGCATCGAGTGGGCGGGCGGCCTCGGCTGGAGCGACCGCGACGCCCGGCGGCCGATGGATGCGGACACCCACCTGCCGGTGGGATCCCTCGGAAAGACATTCGTGGCGATGGCGCTCGTCCAGCTCTACGAGGATGGCCGCCTCGATCTGGATGCGCCCGTGAAGTCGGTGCTGCCCGAACTCGTGATCGAGAACCCATGGGAGCCGACCGCCCCCGTCCGGGTCCGTCACCTGCTCGAGCACACCGCGGGATTCGACGACACGCGCTTCAGCGAGGCATTCGTGCGCCCAGGCGCCGCGGAACCGCCGCTGGCCGACGTGCTGCGCCTGCATCCGTCGTCGCGGCATGTGCGATGGCCTCCGGGAACGCGGTTCGCGTTCTCGAGTCCCGGCTACGCCGTGGCCGCACGAGTCATCGAAGCCGTCGCAGGCGTCCCGTACGATCGGTTCATCGCGGAGCGCACGTTCGAGCCGCTGACCATGACGAGAACGTCGTTCGGGGTGCCACCGGCCGACGTGACGATGGCGCGGGGCTACGCCACGCCGGGCGGCGCCCCCGTGCCGCTCAAGCGGGTCCTTCTGCTGCCGCCAGACGGGCTGCAGTCGTCCGCCCGGGAGCTCGGAGCGTTCGTCGAAATGCTCCTCGGCTGGGGCGAACACGGGGGCTCGTACGTCATCGATCCGGAGTACCTCTCGAACATGGAGTGGCCCAGGACCACACCCGCCTCGGAGGCCGGCCTCAGGACCGGCTACGGCCTGGGCCTCGAGACGACGCTCGATCTCCCATTCGTGGTGTTGGGGCACGATGCGCGCGTCGACGGCTTCGCCGCGACCTACGCCTATTCGCCCTCCCGCGACGTGGGCTACGCAATCCTCCTGAACGCGTCGTACGCGCCGGACGCCCTCAGGCGCCTGTCGTCGCTGGCACTTCTCTACCTGAAGCGCGGCGTGGCCCCGCCGGCCGGTCCCAGGCGGCCCGTGACATCCGAGGCGCTCGACCGCTATGCCGGTTACTACCACGAGGCCAATCCGAGGCAGTCGGTCACGGAGGGCCTCAGGTTCCCGATGCTCGGCCGCACCATCGGCGTCGACGACGGCCACCTCGTGATGACGCCCATCCTCGGCCCTGCCGAGCGCCTGGTACCCGTCGACGAGGGCCTCTTCCGGCGCGAGGGAGACTTGGCGGCGTCGCTGGCATTCATCGAGACCGGGGACGGGATGGCCCTCGCCGGCGGCCGGATGTACGCCGAGCGGCGCGTCCGCTGGCCAATCGAGGTCCTGCGCGGCCTGCTGATCCTGGCGCTTGCCCTCGTGGCGGCGTCGCCGTTGGCCGCCGCGGGACTGCTGTGGCGGTGGAGGGAGCCCCGAGCCCGCTGGACCACCGCGACGTGGCTGGCGGCCGGAGGCGCGCTGGGCGTTGCCGCGTGGGCCGCGTGGACAGCATCACCCGCCGACCTCGGCGTCGTGGGAGGGCGGTCCACGGCGATCTACGCCGGCACGGCGATCCATCCGTGGTTGGCCATCGGACTGATCGTCGTCGCGGTGTCGTGGCGCGATCGACCTCGTGTGGCCAGCGTCGCCGGCGCGATCGCGGGGGCGCATCTGGGCCTGGCCGCCTACCTGACGTGGTGGGGGATCTTCGCCCTCCAGACGTGGAACTACTGA
- a CDS encoding GNAT family protein, with protein MANSDTIGSAAGTSTVPSGQPRVSDTAGEWRRALPALQNDVVTLREPAPADALALLTALPEYGLHEIVSDAPAPTVAGVQSFIERLAVDRRSGSLRCWVIVAADSDMPVGLIALRSLDQGGAAAEGGAVIAPELRGTPIFHAAARLVLDAFFQRMGGHRVEFRVDVRNGRANGALRKLGASQEGLLRRARRAADEFHDQLLWAIVASDWRQPRQSGSVRIH; from the coding sequence ATGGCGAACAGCGACACCATCGGATCGGCCGCCGGGACCTCCACGGTCCCATCCGGACAGCCGCGCGTGTCCGACACCGCGGGCGAGTGGCGCCGCGCATTGCCCGCGCTGCAGAACGACGTCGTGACGCTCCGAGAGCCAGCCCCCGCGGATGCGCTGGCGCTGCTCACGGCCCTCCCGGAATACGGGCTCCACGAGATCGTCTCGGATGCCCCAGCGCCGACCGTCGCCGGTGTGCAGTCGTTCATCGAGCGGCTCGCCGTCGATCGGCGGTCGGGTTCGCTGCGGTGCTGGGTCATCGTGGCCGCCGACAGCGACATGCCCGTCGGGTTGATTGCGCTGCGCTCTCTCGACCAGGGCGGCGCCGCCGCGGAGGGCGGCGCCGTCATCGCCCCCGAGCTTCGCGGGACACCGATCTTCCATGCGGCCGCCCGCCTCGTGCTCGATGCGTTCTTCCAGCGCATGGGCGGTCACCGCGTCGAGTTCCGGGTGGACGTGCGCAACGGCCGCGCGAACGGTGCGCTCCGCAAGCTGGGGGCGTCGCAGGAGGGTCTCCTACGGCGCGCCCGCCGCGCCGCCGACGAGTTCCACGACCAGCTGCTCTGGGCCATCGTCGCCTCCGACTGGCGGCAGCCGAGACAGAGCGGCAGCGTCCGCATCCACTGA
- a CDS encoding YebC/PmpR family DNA-binding transcriptional regulator, whose protein sequence is MSGHSKWHTIKHKKGALDAKRGKLFTRLIKEMTVAARNGGGDINSNPRLRTVVTEAKAANMPAENIKRAIQRGTGELPGVTYEEINYEGYGPGGAAVIIECMTDNKNRTVGEIRHMLAKYNGNLGEANSVAWMFSKKGYMVIEKAGVDEEKLLNTVLEAGAEDFRDDGDSFEVITEPSALEAVKEAVKTLQIEPLTAKVSMLPQNYIKLEGKEASQMLKLMEAVEDHDDVQNVWSNFDIEEKEIEASFA, encoded by the coding sequence ATGTCCGGCCATTCCAAGTGGCACACCATCAAGCACAAGAAGGGCGCCCTCGACGCCAAGCGTGGCAAGCTCTTCACCCGGCTCATCAAGGAAATGACGGTGGCCGCGCGCAACGGGGGCGGTGACATCAACTCGAACCCGCGCCTGCGTACGGTCGTCACCGAGGCCAAGGCCGCGAACATGCCCGCCGAGAACATCAAGCGTGCCATCCAGCGCGGCACCGGCGAACTGCCTGGCGTGACGTACGAGGAGATCAACTACGAGGGCTACGGCCCCGGCGGAGCGGCCGTCATCATCGAGTGCATGACGGACAACAAGAACCGCACCGTGGGCGAGATCCGGCACATGCTCGCCAAGTACAACGGCAATCTCGGCGAGGCGAACTCGGTGGCCTGGATGTTCTCGAAGAAGGGCTACATGGTCATCGAGAAGGCCGGCGTGGATGAGGAGAAGCTCCTGAACACCGTGCTCGAAGCCGGCGCCGAGGACTTTCGCGACGACGGCGACAGCTTCGAGGTGATCACGGAACCGAGCGCCCTCGAAGCCGTGAAGGAGGCTGTGAAGACGCTCCAGATCGAGCCGCTGACCGCGAAGGTCTCGATGCTGCCGCAGAACTACATCAAGCTCGAAGGGAAGGAAGCTTCCCAGATGCTCAAGCTGATGGAGGCGGTGGAAGACCACGACGACGTCCAGAACGTGTGGTCGAACTTCGACATCGAGGAGAAGGAGATCGAGGCCTCGTTCGCGTGA
- a CDS encoding cupin domain-containing protein, protein MNHPTVIDPLEAAVFDVAKMGKTTIYESPRMLVGVNAFEPGQAHALHAHAGMDKVYHVVTGEGVFLLEGRELPMRAGDVLVAPEGVPHGVRNTGATRLVVLLVLAPGPRA, encoded by the coding sequence GTGAACCATCCGACCGTGATCGATCCGCTCGAGGCCGCCGTCTTCGACGTGGCGAAGATGGGCAAGACCACCATTTACGAATCGCCCCGGATGCTGGTCGGGGTGAACGCGTTCGAGCCGGGCCAGGCCCACGCCCTGCACGCGCATGCCGGGATGGACAAGGTGTACCACGTGGTGACCGGCGAGGGCGTCTTCCTGCTCGAGGGGCGGGAACTGCCGATGCGCGCAGGCGACGTGCTCGTGGCGCCGGAGGGCGTACCCCATGGCGTGCGGAACACCGGCGCGACCCGCCTGGTGGTCCTGCTGGTGCTCGCGCCGGGACCACGGGCGTAG
- the ruvA gene encoding Holliday junction branch migration protein RuvA: MIAWLRGRLLEKHPTRVVLDVHGVGYDVAVPVSTFYALGDPGVDLELRIHTHVREDAIALFGFLTAFELDVFERLIGISGIGPKLGLAVLSGIEAADFVAAVQRGDLARLTRIPGVGRKTAERICLELKDKLPAVAASHQAAPPIAPDAVRDDLVSALVNLGYHRSAVDKVLDKQLGGDERPRFEDALRTALRELARA, translated from the coding sequence ATGATTGCGTGGCTGCGGGGGCGCCTCCTCGAGAAGCATCCGACGCGCGTCGTCCTGGACGTCCACGGGGTGGGCTACGACGTGGCCGTGCCCGTCTCCACGTTCTACGCGCTGGGCGACCCGGGCGTCGATCTCGAGCTTCGCATCCACACGCACGTGCGTGAGGACGCGATCGCGCTCTTCGGCTTCCTCACCGCGTTCGAGCTCGACGTCTTCGAGCGCCTGATCGGCATCAGCGGGATCGGTCCGAAGCTGGGACTGGCGGTGCTCTCCGGCATCGAGGCCGCCGACTTCGTCGCCGCGGTTCAGCGCGGCGACCTGGCCAGGCTCACGCGGATTCCCGGGGTGGGGCGGAAGACGGCCGAACGCATCTGCCTGGAGCTGAAGGACAAGCTGCCGGCCGTGGCGGCGTCGCACCAGGCCGCGCCGCCGATCGCCCCTGACGCGGTCCGAGACGACCTCGTGTCGGCCCTGGTGAATCTCGGCTACCATCGCTCAGCCGTGGACAAGGTGCTCGACAAGCAGCTGGGCGGCGACGAGCGCCCGCGCTTCGAAGACGCGCTCCGGACTGCCCTGCGGGAGCTCGCCCGGGCATGA
- the ruvC gene encoding crossover junction endodeoxyribonuclease RuvC: protein MRVFGIDPGSERTGYGCVETDGRRHRLIVCGAISTSGPSLAARLATIHDRLSALIRESAPAVVAIENLFYATNVRSALTLGHARGVAMLAAVEAGVELAEYTPTEIKRAVVGYGRAEKAQVQRMIALLLGLAAPPQPHDASDALAVALCHAHQMPGRAVAVRARAGAGPGPKSWRAYRPPQAGAAGRTGTRRP, encoded by the coding sequence GTGAGGGTGTTTGGCATCGACCCCGGTTCCGAACGCACCGGATACGGGTGCGTCGAGACCGACGGCCGCCGCCACCGCCTCATCGTCTGCGGGGCCATCTCCACGTCAGGGCCGTCGCTCGCCGCCAGGCTCGCGACCATCCACGACCGCCTGTCGGCGCTGATTCGCGAGTCCGCGCCCGCTGTCGTCGCGATCGAGAACCTGTTCTACGCCACCAACGTGCGCAGCGCGCTCACGCTGGGCCACGCCCGCGGCGTCGCGATGCTGGCGGCCGTCGAGGCGGGCGTCGAGCTCGCCGAGTACACCCCCACCGAGATCAAGCGCGCCGTCGTGGGATACGGTCGCGCCGAGAAGGCCCAGGTGCAGCGCATGATCGCGCTTCTGCTGGGCCTCGCCGCCCCCCCGCAGCCCCACGACGCGTCCGACGCCCTGGCCGTCGCGCTCTGCCACGCGCACCAGATGCCAGGACGTGCCGTCGCCGTTCGCGCGCGCGCCGGGGCCGGGCCCGGGCCCAAGAGCTGGCGTGCGTATCGGCCGCCGCAGGCGGGCGCCGCCGGGCGGACCGGCACTCGACGACCATGA